Within the Channa argus isolate prfri chromosome 12, Channa argus male v1.0, whole genome shotgun sequence genome, the region TTGTGGGGTTTCAggaagtgtgtgggtgtgtggttgtgtgtcgCTTCCATGTTACTAACTTGTATCTGATGAAGTGCTGTGGCACCTCAGTGTTTCAGAGAATAGAGAACAGCTCCGGCTGACGGTATATTTTCATGTGGCGTTGACAAACTCGGAAGTCGTTCTTACTGTTGCTTTAAATCGACTTTACTTAATTTAACGGATATCGCGAGGAAAATGGCCGCTGTAACATCTGCGTCAGTCCTGTCTACTTTGCTTTTACTCTGCATCTCTCCGGTGTTTGTCTTTGGTGGTGAGTATAGAAGAGTAAAGAAGCTAAAGTAGAGCTACCTACAGTTAATCCATCTAAAGTACATACACATAATCCACATACTGATACTTCTGTAAGGATCATCTTCATATGGGAGGATTCTACAATTGTCATTTACGTGTTTGCCGTTGGCTGGAGGttgatttatttgaaatgttttagttttacatttaacctAAATAATTGTCTAATTGATGCCATACTGTCTGTGTTATGTGCAGAACTTAACTAACTATATAACTTTGTTAACATCCAAATAAACAGTGGAATTTCTTAAGTAATTCATGACGTGTCAGATATTCTTAGCTTTGTGCTACTTTGGAAGTAAtcaaaaaattgtaaaatatttccagtTACCGTTTAACTTCTCCACATTGTGTTTATTCTTCTTTCTTCAGTCCAGAACATCACAGCTCGACCAGGAGAAAATGTGTCTCTGCCATGTTCAGCTCATAAAAACTCTCCCATCTTAGTTATAGAGTGGAGGAGACGTTTTCAGAATATTTCTGATGTTGTCTCTGTGTATCGGGATGGGCAGTCTGATCCTGATGTGGAGCATCCATCTTATATCAATCGGGTGGAACTGAAGGATAAACAGATGAAAGATGGAGACGTGTCTTTGATTCTGAAGAATTTGGAAATTCAGgacactggaacatatgagtgtcgTGTCATCCAGGGAGAAACAGACGAAGGAAAGAGAACTGAGACAAACTGCATTATCAACCTGATGGTTTTTCAACcaggtgagtgtgagtgtgagcgagtgtgtgtgtgtgtgtgttatctgaCTATATACCTTTGTTAACTTCCAAATAAACAGTGGAATTTCTTAAGTAATTCACGACGTGTCAGATATTCTTAGCTTTGTGCTACTTTGGAAGTAATcacaaaaaattttaaaatatttccagttAATGTTTAACTTctccacattgtgttttttcttctttcttcagtCCAGAACATCACAGCTCGACCGGGAGAAAATGTGTCTCTGTCATGTTCAGTTCACAAAAACTCTCCCATCTTAGTTATAGAGTGGAGGAGACGTTTTCAGAATATTTCTGATGTTGTCTCTGTGTATCGGGATGAGCAGTCTGATCCTGAGCAGCAGCATCCATTTTATATCGATGGGGTGGAGCAGAAGGACAAACAGATGAAAGATGGAGATGTGTCTTTGATTCTGAAGAATTTGGAAATTCAGgacactggaacatatgagtgtcgTGTCATCCAGGGAGAAACAGACCAAGGAAAGAGAACTGAGACAAACTGCATTATCAACCTGATGGTTTTTCaaccaggtgagtgtgtgtgtgtatgtgtgtgtgtgtgtatcagaggtgaagctgcttcctggttgttgatgtgagagtgaaccatcacagatcagatgttgctgatgagactttgtagcaaacagctgctatgagtgatgggatcaaagtgcagtagataatgtctgacaggagtttgaagaggaaatggattcatcacctcacatctcattctcttcttacaGGTGGTGATGAGAAGaatggaggagatggaggacaCAGGGTTGGACTGAAAGTTGGTCTCTCAGTTGTTGCTCTGcttgttggtgttgttggtgttgttggtgttgtgatGTATAGAAAACGTAAAGGACTCAAAGAGGAGACTTCATATAAAGCTCCTGATGATAAAGACACTGACCATCAGTAGGTGTAAAATGTCTCCTCAGTTTCCTCAGTGACTAATTCACTGATGCAGGACAAACAGCAGTTCAGGcttcagcctttttctttttatcccaCAGTAAATTTTTACTATCAACAATGTGATGATGCATTTCTTAACATTTCTTCCtcagtctctgtgtttctcagctCTAAACAGAcaagtgtcattttaaactcGACTCAGTCATTTACTAACTCAGTCTGAGGAAACAGTgactctttgtttctctgcaggacagtgaaagtggacagagacaaacaaaccaaagcttcatgttttatatattaaggCTGTTACATTATTTGAATATGAAGATCACTGTTTATGATCCTGTTTGTTTCACCTGATGTTTGTCATCTGACACATCACACACTGATAATATTATTCTTAAACTTTCCCACAACTAAATGTGAACAGGAGTCTCGCTGTATTtggtgattttaaatgtgttattgaTGGAAATTATTAACTGTGATCAAACAGTTTGTTTAGTGGTAAGAGGCTGGACCTTGTTTTTCTATCCAGTTAGGTGCAGACACATGTTCTTTCATTTGGCACAGCTGTCCGGTCCAGGCCTCTGACCCTGTACTGTGgttgtttttcaattaaaaatcaaaagcaaagtcagagtttgatttctttgataAAAAGAATTCTAATTTCTGGATTTAGTgggtttaatgttattttagaaaaacGGTTTGTACCAACAAATTTGTCCTGTATGTGCAGGAAACAGATGAAGACAGCTGCTATCAGCTGAACTCACATAGAAATGTTATTATCCAGTTCTGCCACCTGCTGCTTGACACAGGGAACAGTTCCATGGGTCGTTTTGTTTAGTTCAGGGGCCTCATTTATCAGCTCTTCATATAACGTCTCTGAGAGCAGTCAGACAgaaacctttcaaaataaaacatatcctGAATTGATGTGTCAGGTAAAATAAGTACAAGAACGTTGATGTAAATAGTTTGCTGACCATACTTAGcatacacagaaacaataaaaccatttccaCCCTCAGCACAGCTATTAACATATTAGCAGTATAGCAGCCCAAGCTGTCTTATACAGGGAATTCATAAagtcacagtaaaacatgagagaacacattttcaactttggCCTGCACTCATGAGTATAATATAAAACTTATTTAGTACTAAAACAACCAAGAATTATATTTTAGGTTTATCTGTCTAGCACTTTTTAACAATATATAAATTAACAATGTAGTTAATGAAAcattaagttattaaaaaatacatcctGGAATCTAATGTGGCCTccacaaatttctttttttttttaaacaacacagtttaagaaacagcaaaatataaaattttattttgtatgctAATTTAAACAACATCAACTTTAAAATGAAGATTAAAACAGTTGCAGAATTATTATCTAAGGATGGACTTGCCAATCAATTAGTTATCACAGCTTTTCTGTATCAAGACTTTcatgtttgaattattgttcAAAGTTAGTCAATTTTAGGACAATGCAAGGCTCTTCTTACAAtgtgcttttattattatattattattattagaattattaaaaatcacCTTAAAATTTTCAATTAATGACAAACAGATGGCAGGCAGTCTCTTTGAAAACAGACGGCAAGAAAAGTATCGCTGTGTTCACCATCTGACCTAAAGATAAACATATGTAGAGATCACAGGGCAGGAGAAGAGCCTTCACACATTTTGGATACTGTAAACAGTTGTGAatgaaagtttacatacactcatcATGGGCATGACTGTCATGACAACATTaggatttaaattatttctttgaagaGTTATGCTATGAAGATGAGTTAtacaacaaacatgtttaatatgtagCCATAACCAAGCTTGTGGTAGAACTCTGGTTAGATATTTAACAACTCTTCTTTTGGTAGAGCTAAATAAGATGTGTTGCTTTTGTGGCACAGACCTGATTCTTAAGCATGATCAACATTATTTCAATAGGTTTAAAGTCGAGAATTTGGGAAAAACAATCCAAAAGCTTAATGTTAGCCTGTCAACTTCCTGTTACAGATCATGATTAAGAGGCCTTGGGGCtggcaaattaaaagacatttcctATCAGATCTTCATGTCAGAGCCGTAAAAAGTGGCATTTGGGATGAAGCTGAAAAATCATTCTAGGATGTTATTAACATATTTGCTGaccatttctttctgtgtctgtttggctGTTGTCAACTGACTGTAGGCAGAGACGTTTGAGTTCACTGTTTGGTTCTATGAACACAAGCTTGTTTGCCAGCTTACTGAATCCTCTGACTGGTTTGTCCACAGCCGTTTTAGGCAAAGTTGATGCCTCTTCAAGaacctaaagtaaaaataatatattaggATTCTACCATAATATCATGCAGTAGCAAAATAGTACCAAAAATTAAAAGATACATAATTTCAATcatcaattattatttataaaaaaactcAATCATGTaatgcctttgtgtttgttgacccTAGTACTgtctgaccacagggtcagtggttcgatccccggtcccagctatttgttgaagtgtctctgggcaagacactaaacccctaacagcccattccactccccagctgtgcagagccgGTCCAAGCTcagaagaaattggggagggttgtgtcagaatTGGCGTCATTGGTGTTTTATGTGAATCAGAAACTAGAAGATAGGACCAGGGTTAAGAACCAATGAATCTTATGTATTCAAAATACTTGTAATACTTGTATTATTCTAAAAAGCACATAATCTGCTGTAGTCAGTGCATTGCTGTATTCCAGTATTCAAAACCTGCTCTACTGAATTTTCCTATAAGtcacatgaataaaacaatgcaGCAGTGTTACTGATGAAAAAAAGGCTCCTGGTGCgattttttttagaatattgaCAACAGGTCACCTATGAGCAAACAACACAGCGACAGTCTTTGAAATATAGTTATTACAAAATAAGCTTTAGGTGCCATTTGATGTGTTGACATTAACGTTACTTTCCAAACATGTAACGTTAAAGTTACTTGtagcagcatttagcagctaacaCTACAGGAAGCTTAGCAAACGTATTACATTGAACGCTAACAAACAACAACACGTAAAAACGTTTGTGTGAAAATACTTTACCTCATCAATCTCGGAATCCAGAGATGAAGACGACCAGTGGAAAAACCGCAGTACAAATACCGATGACAGTAACTGCCGTCACCTAGAAATTTAATTTGGAAGAAAGTTCTCGTAGCTCGAGACATTCTGCGTGTGCgcaactcttcttttttttttttcgcgtGCGCAGCCCGGGTAGCTGTGGCAGCCTGGGTATGACGtaatccctctctctctctggcagtACACTTAATAATGAATTAGTGGCTGGAGAGGCGCGCAGAtcatttactttagtaaaagtagcaataccacagtatataaatactataaggaaaagtcctgcattcaaaatgctacttaagtaaaagtacaatattattAGCTCAAACTACTTTTGTGACATTAGACATCACATAAATGAATGTTGTTTCATTGGAATAACATTATTGATTCATTAATATGTCAGCTGGTAATGATAGAGATAAGATGattattactttaaatactGCTGGATGGCCTATGAATTTCCAAGGAtttttatgagttttttttttaatgttagtgTTAAATTCCACTTTTAGGTAGCTGGCTAGAGTATTAAATGTTCAATGAATGTTTATACCATTGTCCACCATCAAATAACTCAAATAGCTAAGAATGAAGAACCTTTACTTCTTCAAAGAACAATTTGTAGGAGCCAAAGAACCACTGACCAACAAAAATGGTTCTTTAAGCCTGCATGGATTTTCAAAGAACCATCCAGGCTTCTGAAGaaccatttttttctgtgtgtagtttgtggTTTAAAAGTAATATTGTATTGATGAAATTTAAGCTGAggagttttttaaatgtcagatgaTTTAAACTAATCCTAAATTACCTTAATGGAATAAAAATACCATGTGATCTGTTGTTTCCATATCTAATAGAGAAACAACTGTAGGgtatagtttttaatttctgatgtTAAATTACTTCCCATCTTCAGATGTAGTTTTTCTTGTCCAGTTTCTTGCCCTTCAAACTGTCTCCAAAAGATcaacaaatctgcaaatgtgttcagtgatgaagagatAAGTTGAGTGTTAATGGACGtcttttaaacacactgatgcttgGAGCCATCTACTGGTCGTCTGTGGTGTTTTACTTTAAGGCTTTAATgatctttttatatttgtaccACATGATCTGTGGTTTGatctgtggcttcttcttttctgttcgtatgtttcctgcagctgctgttcagAGACACTCTGACATGTGGTGGTAGCTGCAGAATGGACAAAACATCAGTTGAGAGGCTGCTGGGTGAGTCCAGTCTGCtggatgtgttgatgtgtgAATGTTGAGAGAAGATCACTGCTGCTTCCCACAGTAGATCAGTTATTACAGCTCAAACCTGActctcatttctctttagttgtgacttcactgctgatctgcacaacaaaccaaggtCAGTCAATGTTTTCTATGACACACTGAAAATGTCTCATTGTGTCTGAGAAAGAT harbors:
- the LOC137137824 gene encoding V-set and immunoglobulin domain-containing protein 1-like: MAAVTSASVLSTLLLLCISPVFVFGVQNITARPGENVSLPCSAHKNSPILVIEWRRRFQNISDVVSVYRDGQSDPDVEHPSYINRVELKDKQMKDGDVSLILKNLEIQDTGTYECRVIQGETDEGKRTETNCIINLMVFQPVQNITARPGENVSLSCSVHKNSPILVIEWRRRFQNISDVVSVYRDEQSDPEQQHPFYIDGVEQKDKQMKDGDVSLILKNLEIQDTGTYECRVIQGETDQGKRTETNCIINLMVFQPGGDEKNGGDGGHRVGLKVGLSVVALLVGVVGVVGVVMYRKRKGLKEETSYKAPDDKDTDHQ